Genomic DNA from Marinobacter sp. LV10MA510-1:
CAAAAGGCCTTAAAGTGGGCTTGTTAGACGCCGACGTCTATGGCCCCAGCCAGCCCCGCATGCTGGGTGTTTCGGGGCGCCCTTCCAGCCCTGACGGGCATACCATACTGCCCCTGCGCAACCACGGTGTGACACTGATGTCCCTGGGCCTGATGACTCCGGATGGCGAGGCCATTATCTGGCGCGGTCCGATGCTGATGGGTGCCCTGGAGCAGATGATGAACCAGGTGGACTGGGGCAGGCTGGACGTGCTGCTGGTGGATCTTCCGCCGGGCACCGGTGACGTCCAGATGACCCTGAGCCAGAAATTCTTTGTTGCGGGTGCCATTGTGGTCTCGACACCTCAGGACATTGCTCTGATGGACGCGCGCAAAGGCATTGATATGTTCAACCGGATGGACGTGCCACTGCTTGGCGTAATTGAAAACATGGCGTCCTTTGTCTGCGACGGCTGTGGTAAAGAGCATCACCCCTTCGGATCCGGCGGCGCCCGGGCTGAGGCAAAAAAGATTGGAGCGCCCTTTTTAGGAGAAATCCCGCTCGACCTGGATATACGTATCGGTTCGGACGGCGGGGTTCCAATTGTGGTGTCAAAGCCGGAAAGCCCGCAGGCTCAAACTTTCCAGCGCATCGCGGATGAAATTATCGCCTCTGACGTTTACGTCCAGGCCACGCGATGAGCGATTCACCTCAATTCCCGCCGCTATTCTCTGGCGAAGTGGTTGCCAAACA
This window encodes:
- a CDS encoding Mrp/NBP35 family ATP-binding protein, which gives rise to MVQYTEVGNPGLIASDAPRPKDKNPEGIDRIIAISSGKGGVGKSTVASNLAVALASKGLKVGLLDADVYGPSQPRMLGVSGRPSSPDGHTILPLRNHGVTLMSLGLMTPDGEAIIWRGPMLMGALEQMMNQVDWGRLDVLLVDLPPGTGDVQMTLSQKFFVAGAIVVSTPQDIALMDARKGIDMFNRMDVPLLGVIENMASFVCDGCGKEHHPFGSGGARAEAKKIGAPFLGEIPLDLDIRIGSDGGVPIVVSKPESPQAQTFQRIADEIIASDVYVQATR